In Ktedonobacteraceae bacterium, one genomic interval encodes:
- a CDS encoding MerR family transcriptional regulator, producing the protein MASHVYTTAEVVRTTGFSHKQLDYWASTGLLVPSEQQSHGPGTRRLYSVDDLVQLQFIRHLKSYGWSTRKIGQAAKTLREVMNVSDPLKYAILVNGKNMLIALCKTKEGERIAIDALSVGGQQVMGIVVEMLIEEAYQLTSEIKEPARDEEAIR; encoded by the coding sequence ATGGCATCTCACGTTTATACAACTGCTGAGGTTGTGCGGACAACGGGCTTCTCTCATAAGCAACTGGATTATTGGGCCTCGACAGGGTTGCTTGTGCCTAGTGAGCAGCAATCGCATGGACCAGGTACCCGTAGACTGTACTCTGTAGATGACCTGGTACAACTACAATTCATTCGCCATCTCAAAAGCTATGGGTGGTCAACACGCAAGATTGGGCAGGCAGCAAAAACACTGCGAGAGGTAATGAATGTATCTGATCCACTCAAGTATGCAATTTTGGTGAATGGGAAAAATATGCTCATTGCCCTCTGCAAAACAAAAGAAGGCGAACGAATCGCGATTGATGCGCTGAGCGTCGGTGGACAACAAGTCATGGGCATTGTTGTAGAGATGCTAATAGAAGAAGCCTATCAGCTCACCAGTGAGATTAAAGAACCTGCGAGGGATGAGGAAGCGATCCGATGA
- a CDS encoding ABC transporter ATP-binding protein, with protein MSMQNRGQRPGAMGPGPMGRGGWGAMGRPVEKAKDFKGTALRLLRYFLPQRFLLIVVLITAIIGTVFNIVGPKILGLATTRLFEGLIAKFEAYQRHLPIPSIDFHYIATVLLILLGLYVISAIFMYIQQYVMAGVAQRTMYQLRKEVDEKLSRLPLKYFDSHTHGEIMSRIVNDMDNLSTTLQQSVTQLISSAVTLVGVLVLMLTISPLLSLIVLLTFPLSLFITMGIAKRSQEYFRRQQRSLGELNGHVEEMLAGHKIVKVFGHEREAIDEFDRRNEKLYDAGWRAQFVSGIIMPLMRFVGNIGYVFVAVVGSIMVTKNAIAIGDVQAFIQYAQQFTQPITMLANIANVIQSAMASAERLFELLDEQEEVPEAVDAKVIEHPEGAVQFEHVRFGYSPDNILMQDMNIDVQPGQMIAIVGPTGAGKTTLVNLLMRFYEVNGGRILVDGVGITEIKRGALRRMFGMVLQDTWLFNDTIRANIAYGRENATEDEIVRAAKAANADHFIRTLPEGYNTVLNEEASNISQGQKQLLTIARAFLADPEILILDEATSSVDTRTEIQIQKAMTELMKGRTSFVIAHRLSTIRDADLILVMNHGTIVEKGTHEELLAKNGFYADLYNSQFTGRTLLEEAV; from the coding sequence ATGAGTATGCAAAATAGAGGACAACGACCTGGCGCAATGGGGCCGGGTCCGATGGGCAGAGGTGGCTGGGGAGCCATGGGCAGGCCGGTAGAGAAGGCCAAGGATTTTAAAGGTACGGCATTGCGCCTGCTCCGCTACTTCCTGCCGCAGAGATTCCTGTTGATCGTCGTGCTTATCACGGCCATTATTGGCACCGTGTTCAATATTGTTGGCCCAAAAATTTTAGGATTAGCCACAACCAGGCTGTTCGAAGGCTTAATCGCGAAGTTCGAGGCGTATCAGAGGCACCTGCCCATACCCTCGATCGACTTCCATTACATCGCGACGGTGCTGCTGATTTTGCTTGGATTGTACGTGATCAGCGCCATCTTCATGTACATCCAGCAGTATGTGATGGCGGGCGTAGCACAGCGCACCATGTATCAATTGCGTAAAGAGGTCGATGAGAAGCTCTCGCGTCTTCCTCTGAAGTACTTTGATTCGCATACGCACGGCGAAATTATGAGCCGCATCGTCAATGACATGGATAACCTCAGCACCACGCTCCAGCAGAGTGTCACGCAGTTGATTAGCTCGGCAGTGACGCTGGTTGGTGTGCTGGTGCTGATGCTAACCATCAGCCCATTGCTCAGCCTGATCGTCCTGCTGACCTTCCCGTTAAGCCTGTTCATCACCATGGGCATCGCGAAACGCTCGCAGGAGTACTTCCGCAGGCAGCAGAGGTCACTTGGTGAACTGAATGGGCATGTCGAAGAGATGCTTGCAGGTCACAAGATTGTCAAAGTATTCGGCCACGAGCGCGAAGCCATCGACGAATTCGACCGGCGCAACGAAAAGCTGTATGACGCAGGTTGGAGAGCGCAGTTTGTTTCGGGCATTATCATGCCATTGATGCGCTTCGTCGGCAATATCGGCTACGTCTTCGTAGCCGTGGTGGGCAGCATCATGGTGACAAAGAATGCCATTGCGATTGGCGATGTGCAGGCGTTCATCCAGTACGCGCAGCAGTTTACGCAGCCGATTACCATGCTGGCCAACATCGCTAACGTTATCCAGTCGGCGATGGCCTCGGCGGAGCGCCTCTTTGAACTACTCGATGAGCAGGAAGAGGTTCCAGAGGCCGTTGACGCGAAGGTCATCGAGCATCCAGAGGGCGCGGTGCAGTTCGAGCATGTCAGGTTTGGCTATAGCCCGGACAACATCCTGATGCAGGATATGAACATCGATGTCCAGCCAGGGCAGATGATCGCCATTGTCGGCCCGACCGGCGCCGGAAAAACAACGCTGGTCAACCTGCTGATGCGTTTCTACGAGGTCAACGGTGGGCGCATCCTGGTCGATGGCGTCGGTATCACGGAGATTAAGCGTGGAGCGTTACGCCGCATGTTCGGTATGGTGCTTCAGGACACCTGGCTCTTCAACGACACCATCCGCGCCAATATCGCCTACGGTCGCGAGAATGCTACTGAAGATGAGATCGTGCGGGCAGCGAAGGCGGCCAATGCCGATCACTTCATTCGCACGCTGCCTGAGGGCTATAACACCGTTCTCAACGAAGAGGCCTCGAACATCTCACAGGGCCAGAAGCAGTTGCTGACGATTGCTCGCGCGTTCCTTGCCGATCCCGAAATCCTGATCCTGGATGAGGCGACCAGCAGCGTGGATACGCGAACCGAGATTCAGATTCAGAAGGCCATGACCGAACTGATGAAAGGCCGCACGAGCTTTGTGATTGCCCACCGGCTCTCCACCATTCGCGACGCCGACCTGATCCTGGTCATGAATCACGGCACCATCGTGGAGAAGGGAACCCACGAGGAACTGCTGGCCAAGAACGGCTTCTACGCCGACCTGTATAACAGCCAGTTTACAGGGCGAACGTTGCTGGAGGAGGCAGTGTAA